A region from the Vicia villosa cultivar HV-30 ecotype Madison, WI linkage group LG3, Vvil1.0, whole genome shotgun sequence genome encodes:
- the LOC131662270 gene encoding purine permease 21-like, which translates to MGEEAQELQLHQIEANEAKETLSLKENSFEDQKNIMMSKKRRYYFKIAIYVALVLVGQSAATLLGRLYYEKGGKSKWMGTLVQLAGFPILLPYYFFITSTKKLAVNKNNNIVNPISNPPSVFMLAFVYVSIGLIIGLICYLFSFGLLYLPVSTFTLICSSQLGFNALFAYFLNSLKLTPYIINSLVLLTISSSLLVFQNESSNSTNVSKKMYVIGFICTIGAAAGYGLVLSLTQLAFKKVVKSESFKAVMDMIIYQSLVAVCVPLVGLFASGEWNGIKKEMEEYELGKASYVLSLSFTAIGWQVFNIGCVGLIFEFSSLFSNAISVVGLPIVPILAVFFFEDKMHGIKAISMVLAVWGFISYMYQQYLNESNAEAEKSDTRHVTKVMSPLEVDDRRG; encoded by the exons ATGGGAGAAGAAGCACAAGAACTGCAACTTCACCAAATAG AAGCTAATGAAGCCAAAGAAACATTATCATTGAAAGAAAATAGCTTTGAAGatcaaaaaaatattatgatGAGTAAAAAAAGAAGATATTATTTCAAGATAGCCATTTATGTTGCACTTGTGTTGGTAGGGCAGTCAGCTGCAACACTTCTTGGAAGATTGTATTATGAAAAAGGAGGAAAGAGTAAATGGATGGGAACACTTGTTCAACTTGCTGGTTTCCCAATTCTATTACCTTATTACTTTTTTATCACATCAACCAAAAAACTCGccgtaaataaaaataataacatcGTTAATCCAATTTCAAATCCACCATCTGTTTTCATGCTAGCTTTTGTGTATGTCTCAATTGGTCTAATAATTGGATTAATTTGTTACTTATTTTCATTTGGGCTGTTATACCTACCTGTCTCTACTTTTACACTTATTTGCTCATCGCAATTAGGTTTCAATGCTTTATTTGCTTATTTCCTGAATTCACTGAAGCTCACACCTTACATAATAAACTCCTTAGTCCTTCTAACAATTTCTTCCTCCCTCCTTGTGTTTCAAAACGAGTCGTCGAATTCCACAAATGTTTCGAAGAAAATGTATGTGATTGGATTCATATGCACTATAGGTGCAGCTGCAGGGTATGGATTGGTCCTTTCCCTTACACAACTAGCTTTCAAGAAGGTTGTGAAGAGTGAGAGTTTCAAAGCTGTTATGGATATGATAATATATCAGTCATTGGTAGCTGTTTGTGTCCCTCTAGTAGGACTTTTTGCAAGTGGAGAGTGGAATGGTATAAAGAAAGAAATGGAAGAGTATGAGTTAGGGAAAGCTTCGTATGTGTTGAGTTTGAGTTTCACAGCCATAGGTTGGCAAGTCTTTAATATTGGTTGTGTTGGACTTATTTTCgagttttcttctcttttctctaaTGCTATAAGTGTTGTGGGATTGCCTATTGTTCCTATATTAGCTGTGTTtttctttgaagataaaatgcatGGGATTAAGGCCATATCTATGGTACTAGCTGTTTGGGGCTTTATATCTTATATGTATCAACAGTATTTGAATGAGAGCAACGCCGAGGCAGAAAAGAGTGACACTCGTCACGTTACAAAAGTTATGTCTCCTTTGGAAGTGGATGATAGAAGAGGGTGA